In Mastacembelus armatus chromosome 4, fMasArm1.2, whole genome shotgun sequence, the following are encoded in one genomic region:
- the dnajc6 gene encoding putative tyrosine-protein phosphatase auxilin isoform X1 → MSLLGAYKKKTSYDGYESLQLVDSGGDSFSIGRGSSSGGSSALGGSVAATLGPKAGPLREEDCSTMDSSDMDATYGGGLLDMVKGGAGKFFSNFKDNLKDTIKDTSTKVMNQVATYTKGELDIAYITSRIIVMTYPAESVQIGYQNHVEDIRSFLDSRHADHYTVFNLSQRNYRGAKFSNRVSECNWPSRQAPSLHNLFAVCKNMHNWLKQNPKNVCVITCSDGRAPSGVLVCAMFCFCHLFNTPVPAMQLLSAKRPGSGLWPSHRRYIGYVCSMVSEKQSLPHSKPLVIKALTMSPVPCFNKQRSGCRPFCDVLIGETKIFTTAQEYERMREHRVQEGKVVFQLGVSVQGDVVVSVYHMRSTIGGRLQSKVSNTQIFQIQFHTGFIAPGTTMLKFNKPELDACDSPEKYPQLFHVILDMEVEGMDKQKDLTPPWEQFPCKDLSPNVLFSCHQEHQDALATAEPSRAHGGPDGRGHGEDSEPSDDEMLSLSSQRSNVSTAPQKPEPPVPVPAAPAPAEEVDLLGLDREEINRPCPPSQPASAAAAGDLLGDLFGAPPQPTSAPSSAQSTPHKVVSNTASPCPSPAPPAFDPFGTGQIPKPQDVMGSFLGPGNVGQPDPFLHAARSPSPTPQLTSLGRSSPVPPNTPTVNIQQQNAMGGWDWNRPATTTTGGGFGMGSRSATTSPTGSVHSTPTHQTKPNTLDPFADIGNLGGSLGGGSGFSSKPTTPTGTTPAFPPMGSPSRPPPSPQHTGGWQPHTGASFPSWQPGAGSGGGWHPQGQGPGPQPKPSPSHTSMPHTSPQNRPNYNVSFSAMGGGSPSAAGKAQAGMGSKPKASDANFDDLLSGQGFSGTKERKGPRTIAEMRKEEMAKEMDPEKLKILDWIEGKERNIRALLSTMHTVLWEGETRWKPVGMADLVTPEQVKKVYRKAVLVVHPDKATGQPYEQYAKMIFMELNDAWSEFESQGQKPLY, encoded by the exons ATGAGCTTGCTGGGGGCATACAAGAAAAAGACCAGTTACGATGGCTATGAATCTTTGCAGTTGGTCGATAGCGGTGGAGACAGCTTCAGCATCGGCAGAGGGagcagcagcggcggcagcaGCGCACTCGGAGGCTCCGTGGCGGCCACCCTTGGACCGAAGGCAGGCCCGCTGAGAGAGGAGGACtgcagcaccatggacagctcAG ATATGGATGCCACCTATGGTGGAGGGCTGTTGGACATGGTGAAGGGAGGAGCTGGGAAGTTCTTCAGCAACTTTAAGGACAATCTGAAGGACACGATAAAAGACACCTCCACCAAGGTCATGAATCAGGTTGCCAC gtaCACTAAAGGGGAGCTGGACATTGCCTACATCACATCACGGATCATAG tgatgACTTACCCAGCAGAGTCGGTTCAGATTGGCTACCAGAACCATGTAGAGGACATCCGCTCCTTCCTCGACAGTCGCCACGCCGACCACTACACTGTTTTTAACCTATCACAGCGCAACTACCGCGGCGCCAAGTTCTCCAACAGA GTTTCAGAGTGTAACTGGCCTTCTCGCCAGGCCCCCAGCCTCCACAACCTGTTTGCTGTGTGTAAGAATATGCACAACTGGCTCAAACAGAATcccaaaaatgtgtgtgtcatcacATGTTCG GATGGTCGTGCACCTTCGGGTGTTTTGGTCTGTGCCATGTTCTGCTTCTGCCACCTCTTCAACACCCCAGTCCCTGCCATGCAGCTGCTCAGCGCCAAGAGACCAGGTTCCGGCCTTTGGCCTTCACACCGCAG GTACATAGGTTATGTGTGTAGCATGGTATCAGAGAAGCAGAGTCTACCACACTCCAAGCCCTTGGTCATCAAGGCCCTCACCATGAGCCCGGTCCCCTGCTTCAACAAGCAGCGTAGTGGCTGTCGGCCTTTCTGCGATGTTCTCATCGGAGAGACAAAGATCTTCACCACTGCACAGGAGTATGAAAGGATGAG AGAGCACAGGGTTCAAGAAGGGAAGGTGGTCTTCCAACTCGGTGTGAGTGTACAAGGGGATGTCGTGGTTTCAGTCTACCACATGCGGTCAACCATTGGAGGACGTCTGCAGTCCAAG GTGTCCAACACCCAGATCTTCCAGATCCAGTTCCACACTGGCTTCATCGCTCCTGGAACAACTATGTTAAAGTTTAACAA GCCAGAGCTGGATGCATGTGACTCTCCTGAGAAGTATCCCCAGCTGTTTCATGTGATACTGGACATGGAGGTAGAAGGGATGGACAAGCAGAAAGACCTGACACCACCATGGGAGCAGTTCCCCTGTAAAGACCTCAGCCCCAACGTGCTCTTCTCCTGCCATCAGGAGCATCAGGATGCACTCGCTACTGCTG AGCCAAGCAGAGCCCACGGAGGTCCAGATGGTCGGGGTCATGGCGAAGACAGCGAGCCCTCTGATGATGagatgctctctctctccagccaGCGAAGCAACGTTAGCACAGCTCCTCAGAAACCTGAGCCCCCTGTTCCCGTGCCTGCCGCACCTGCACCTGCTGAGGAAGTGGACCTTCTTGGCCTGGATAGGGAGGAGATCAACCGCCCATGCCCCCCATCTCAGCcagcatctgctgctgcagccggTGACCTTCTAGGTGACTTGTTTGGGGCCCCTCCACAGCCAACCAGTGCACCTTCCTCTGCCCAGTCCACACCACATAAAGTAGTCTCGAACACCGCCTCACCATGTCCCTCTCCTGCACCACCAG CGTTTGATCCCTTTGGGACGGGTCAGATTCCTAAGCCTCAGGATGTGATGGGTTCATTCCTTGGACCAGGTAACGTGGGGCAGCCAGACCCCTTCCTGCATGCTGCTCGCTCTCCATCACCCACCCCACAGCTTACCAGCCTGG GCCGGAGCTCCCCTGTCCCTCCCAACACCCCAACCGTCAACATTCAGCAGCAAAACGCCATGGGAGGATGGGACTGGAACAGACCTGCTACCACAACCACAG GTGGAGGGTTTGGTATGGGCAGTCGGTCAGCCACTACCAGCCCCACAGGCTCAGTCCACAGTACCCCAACCCACCAAACCAAGCCCAACACTCTGGACCCTTTCGCTGACATAGGCAACCTGGGTGGAAGCCTTGGAG GAGGCTCTGGCTTCTCCAGCAAACCCACCACCCCTACTGGTACAACCCCTGCGTTCCCTCCCATGGGCTCACCATCACGGCCTCCTCCATCTCCCCAGCACACAGGAGGGTGGCAGCCCCACACAGGAGCCAGCTTCCCCTCATGGCAGCCAGGTGCTGGGAGCGGTGGAGGATGGCATCCCCAAGGACAGGGCCCTGGCCCACAACCAAAGCCCAGCCCCAGCCATACCTCAATGCCACACACATCACCCCAGAACCGACCCAACTACAATGTCAGCTTCTCTGCAATGGGAGGGGGCTCACCCAGTGCAGCGGGCAAAGCACAGGCTGGCATGG GTTCTAAGCCCAAGGCCTCAGATGCCAACTTTGACGACCTGCTGTCTGGTCAGGGCTTTTCAGGGACCAAAGAGAGGAAAGGGCCTAGAACTATAGCAGAGATGAGAAAGGAGGAGATGGCCAAAGAGATGGACCCTGAGAAACTAAAG ATTCTGGACTGGATTGAGGGGAAGGAGCGCAACATCCGTGCCCTGTTGTCTACGATGCATACTGTGCTGTGGGAGGGAGAGACACGCTGGAAGCCTGTGGGCATGGCTGACCTGGTTACTCCGGAACAGGTCAAGAAGGTCTACCGCAAAGCAGTCCTGGTCGTCCACCCAGATAAG GCGACAGGACAACCATATGAACAATATGCCAAGATGATTTTCATGGAACTAAATGATGCCTGGTCAGAATTTGAAAGCCAAGGACAAAAACCCCTCTACTGA
- the dnajc6 gene encoding putative tyrosine-protein phosphatase auxilin isoform X2 — MLVDSGGDSFSIGRGSSSGGSSALGGSVAATLGPKAGPLREEDCSTMDSSDMDATYGGGLLDMVKGGAGKFFSNFKDNLKDTIKDTSTKVMNQVATYTKGELDIAYITSRIIVMTYPAESVQIGYQNHVEDIRSFLDSRHADHYTVFNLSQRNYRGAKFSNRVSECNWPSRQAPSLHNLFAVCKNMHNWLKQNPKNVCVITCSDGRAPSGVLVCAMFCFCHLFNTPVPAMQLLSAKRPGSGLWPSHRRYIGYVCSMVSEKQSLPHSKPLVIKALTMSPVPCFNKQRSGCRPFCDVLIGETKIFTTAQEYERMREHRVQEGKVVFQLGVSVQGDVVVSVYHMRSTIGGRLQSKVSNTQIFQIQFHTGFIAPGTTMLKFNKPELDACDSPEKYPQLFHVILDMEVEGMDKQKDLTPPWEQFPCKDLSPNVLFSCHQEHQDALATAEPSRAHGGPDGRGHGEDSEPSDDEMLSLSSQRSNVSTAPQKPEPPVPVPAAPAPAEEVDLLGLDREEINRPCPPSQPASAAAAGDLLGDLFGAPPQPTSAPSSAQSTPHKVVSNTASPCPSPAPPAFDPFGTGQIPKPQDVMGSFLGPGNVGQPDPFLHAARSPSPTPQLTSLGRSSPVPPNTPTVNIQQQNAMGGWDWNRPATTTTGGGFGMGSRSATTSPTGSVHSTPTHQTKPNTLDPFADIGNLGGSLGGGSGFSSKPTTPTGTTPAFPPMGSPSRPPPSPQHTGGWQPHTGASFPSWQPGAGSGGGWHPQGQGPGPQPKPSPSHTSMPHTSPQNRPNYNVSFSAMGGGSPSAAGKAQAGMGSKPKASDANFDDLLSGQGFSGTKERKGPRTIAEMRKEEMAKEMDPEKLKILDWIEGKERNIRALLSTMHTVLWEGETRWKPVGMADLVTPEQVKKVYRKAVLVVHPDKATGQPYEQYAKMIFMELNDAWSEFESQGQKPLY; from the exons TTGGTCGATAGCGGTGGAGACAGCTTCAGCATCGGCAGAGGGagcagcagcggcggcagcaGCGCACTCGGAGGCTCCGTGGCGGCCACCCTTGGACCGAAGGCAGGCCCGCTGAGAGAGGAGGACtgcagcaccatggacagctcAG ATATGGATGCCACCTATGGTGGAGGGCTGTTGGACATGGTGAAGGGAGGAGCTGGGAAGTTCTTCAGCAACTTTAAGGACAATCTGAAGGACACGATAAAAGACACCTCCACCAAGGTCATGAATCAGGTTGCCAC gtaCACTAAAGGGGAGCTGGACATTGCCTACATCACATCACGGATCATAG tgatgACTTACCCAGCAGAGTCGGTTCAGATTGGCTACCAGAACCATGTAGAGGACATCCGCTCCTTCCTCGACAGTCGCCACGCCGACCACTACACTGTTTTTAACCTATCACAGCGCAACTACCGCGGCGCCAAGTTCTCCAACAGA GTTTCAGAGTGTAACTGGCCTTCTCGCCAGGCCCCCAGCCTCCACAACCTGTTTGCTGTGTGTAAGAATATGCACAACTGGCTCAAACAGAATcccaaaaatgtgtgtgtcatcacATGTTCG GATGGTCGTGCACCTTCGGGTGTTTTGGTCTGTGCCATGTTCTGCTTCTGCCACCTCTTCAACACCCCAGTCCCTGCCATGCAGCTGCTCAGCGCCAAGAGACCAGGTTCCGGCCTTTGGCCTTCACACCGCAG GTACATAGGTTATGTGTGTAGCATGGTATCAGAGAAGCAGAGTCTACCACACTCCAAGCCCTTGGTCATCAAGGCCCTCACCATGAGCCCGGTCCCCTGCTTCAACAAGCAGCGTAGTGGCTGTCGGCCTTTCTGCGATGTTCTCATCGGAGAGACAAAGATCTTCACCACTGCACAGGAGTATGAAAGGATGAG AGAGCACAGGGTTCAAGAAGGGAAGGTGGTCTTCCAACTCGGTGTGAGTGTACAAGGGGATGTCGTGGTTTCAGTCTACCACATGCGGTCAACCATTGGAGGACGTCTGCAGTCCAAG GTGTCCAACACCCAGATCTTCCAGATCCAGTTCCACACTGGCTTCATCGCTCCTGGAACAACTATGTTAAAGTTTAACAA GCCAGAGCTGGATGCATGTGACTCTCCTGAGAAGTATCCCCAGCTGTTTCATGTGATACTGGACATGGAGGTAGAAGGGATGGACAAGCAGAAAGACCTGACACCACCATGGGAGCAGTTCCCCTGTAAAGACCTCAGCCCCAACGTGCTCTTCTCCTGCCATCAGGAGCATCAGGATGCACTCGCTACTGCTG AGCCAAGCAGAGCCCACGGAGGTCCAGATGGTCGGGGTCATGGCGAAGACAGCGAGCCCTCTGATGATGagatgctctctctctccagccaGCGAAGCAACGTTAGCACAGCTCCTCAGAAACCTGAGCCCCCTGTTCCCGTGCCTGCCGCACCTGCACCTGCTGAGGAAGTGGACCTTCTTGGCCTGGATAGGGAGGAGATCAACCGCCCATGCCCCCCATCTCAGCcagcatctgctgctgcagccggTGACCTTCTAGGTGACTTGTTTGGGGCCCCTCCACAGCCAACCAGTGCACCTTCCTCTGCCCAGTCCACACCACATAAAGTAGTCTCGAACACCGCCTCACCATGTCCCTCTCCTGCACCACCAG CGTTTGATCCCTTTGGGACGGGTCAGATTCCTAAGCCTCAGGATGTGATGGGTTCATTCCTTGGACCAGGTAACGTGGGGCAGCCAGACCCCTTCCTGCATGCTGCTCGCTCTCCATCACCCACCCCACAGCTTACCAGCCTGG GCCGGAGCTCCCCTGTCCCTCCCAACACCCCAACCGTCAACATTCAGCAGCAAAACGCCATGGGAGGATGGGACTGGAACAGACCTGCTACCACAACCACAG GTGGAGGGTTTGGTATGGGCAGTCGGTCAGCCACTACCAGCCCCACAGGCTCAGTCCACAGTACCCCAACCCACCAAACCAAGCCCAACACTCTGGACCCTTTCGCTGACATAGGCAACCTGGGTGGAAGCCTTGGAG GAGGCTCTGGCTTCTCCAGCAAACCCACCACCCCTACTGGTACAACCCCTGCGTTCCCTCCCATGGGCTCACCATCACGGCCTCCTCCATCTCCCCAGCACACAGGAGGGTGGCAGCCCCACACAGGAGCCAGCTTCCCCTCATGGCAGCCAGGTGCTGGGAGCGGTGGAGGATGGCATCCCCAAGGACAGGGCCCTGGCCCACAACCAAAGCCCAGCCCCAGCCATACCTCAATGCCACACACATCACCCCAGAACCGACCCAACTACAATGTCAGCTTCTCTGCAATGGGAGGGGGCTCACCCAGTGCAGCGGGCAAAGCACAGGCTGGCATGG GTTCTAAGCCCAAGGCCTCAGATGCCAACTTTGACGACCTGCTGTCTGGTCAGGGCTTTTCAGGGACCAAAGAGAGGAAAGGGCCTAGAACTATAGCAGAGATGAGAAAGGAGGAGATGGCCAAAGAGATGGACCCTGAGAAACTAAAG ATTCTGGACTGGATTGAGGGGAAGGAGCGCAACATCCGTGCCCTGTTGTCTACGATGCATACTGTGCTGTGGGAGGGAGAGACACGCTGGAAGCCTGTGGGCATGGCTGACCTGGTTACTCCGGAACAGGTCAAGAAGGTCTACCGCAAAGCAGTCCTGGTCGTCCACCCAGATAAG GCGACAGGACAACCATATGAACAATATGCCAAGATGATTTTCATGGAACTAAATGATGCCTGGTCAGAATTTGAAAGCCAAGGACAAAAACCCCTCTACTGA
- the dnajc6 gene encoding putative tyrosine-protein phosphatase auxilin isoform X3 yields MSLLGAYKKKTSYDGYESLQLVDSGGDSFSIGRGSSSGGSSALGGSVAATLGPKAGPLREEDCSTMDSSDMDATYGGGLLDMVKGGAGKFFSNFKDNLKDTIKDTSTKVMNQVATYTKGELDIAYITSRIIVMTYPAESVQIGYQNHVEDIRSFLDSRHADHYTVFNLSQRNYRGAKFSNRVSECNWPSRQAPSLHNLFAVCKNMHNWLKQNPKNVCVITCSDGRAPSGVLVCAMFCFCHLFNTPVPAMQLLSAKRPGSGLWPSHRRYIGYVCSMVSEKQSLPHSKPLVIKALTMSPVPCFNKQRSGCRPFCDVLIGETKIFTTAQEYERMREHRVQEGKVVFQLGVSVQGDVVVSVYHMRSTIGGRLQSKVSNTQIFQIQFHTGFIAPGTTMLKFNKPELDACDSPEKYPQLFHVILDMEVEGMDKQKDLTPPWEQFPCKDLSPNVLFSCHQEHQDALATAEPSRAHGGPDGRGHGEDSEPSDDEMLSLSSQRSNVSTAPQKPEPPVPVPAAPAPAEEVDLLGLDREEINRPCPPSQPASAAAAGDLLGDLFGAPPQPTSAPSSAQSTPHKVVSNTASPCPSPAPPAFDPFGTGQIPKPQDVMGSFLGPGRSSPVPPNTPTVNIQQQNAMGGWDWNRPATTTTGGGFGMGSRSATTSPTGSVHSTPTHQTKPNTLDPFADIGNLGGSLGGGSGFSSKPTTPTGTTPAFPPMGSPSRPPPSPQHTGGWQPHTGASFPSWQPGAGSGGGWHPQGQGPGPQPKPSPSHTSMPHTSPQNRPNYNVSFSAMGGGSPSAAGKAQAGMGSKPKASDANFDDLLSGQGFSGTKERKGPRTIAEMRKEEMAKEMDPEKLKILDWIEGKERNIRALLSTMHTVLWEGETRWKPVGMADLVTPEQVKKVYRKAVLVVHPDKATGQPYEQYAKMIFMELNDAWSEFESQGQKPLY; encoded by the exons ATGAGCTTGCTGGGGGCATACAAGAAAAAGACCAGTTACGATGGCTATGAATCTTTGCAGTTGGTCGATAGCGGTGGAGACAGCTTCAGCATCGGCAGAGGGagcagcagcggcggcagcaGCGCACTCGGAGGCTCCGTGGCGGCCACCCTTGGACCGAAGGCAGGCCCGCTGAGAGAGGAGGACtgcagcaccatggacagctcAG ATATGGATGCCACCTATGGTGGAGGGCTGTTGGACATGGTGAAGGGAGGAGCTGGGAAGTTCTTCAGCAACTTTAAGGACAATCTGAAGGACACGATAAAAGACACCTCCACCAAGGTCATGAATCAGGTTGCCAC gtaCACTAAAGGGGAGCTGGACATTGCCTACATCACATCACGGATCATAG tgatgACTTACCCAGCAGAGTCGGTTCAGATTGGCTACCAGAACCATGTAGAGGACATCCGCTCCTTCCTCGACAGTCGCCACGCCGACCACTACACTGTTTTTAACCTATCACAGCGCAACTACCGCGGCGCCAAGTTCTCCAACAGA GTTTCAGAGTGTAACTGGCCTTCTCGCCAGGCCCCCAGCCTCCACAACCTGTTTGCTGTGTGTAAGAATATGCACAACTGGCTCAAACAGAATcccaaaaatgtgtgtgtcatcacATGTTCG GATGGTCGTGCACCTTCGGGTGTTTTGGTCTGTGCCATGTTCTGCTTCTGCCACCTCTTCAACACCCCAGTCCCTGCCATGCAGCTGCTCAGCGCCAAGAGACCAGGTTCCGGCCTTTGGCCTTCACACCGCAG GTACATAGGTTATGTGTGTAGCATGGTATCAGAGAAGCAGAGTCTACCACACTCCAAGCCCTTGGTCATCAAGGCCCTCACCATGAGCCCGGTCCCCTGCTTCAACAAGCAGCGTAGTGGCTGTCGGCCTTTCTGCGATGTTCTCATCGGAGAGACAAAGATCTTCACCACTGCACAGGAGTATGAAAGGATGAG AGAGCACAGGGTTCAAGAAGGGAAGGTGGTCTTCCAACTCGGTGTGAGTGTACAAGGGGATGTCGTGGTTTCAGTCTACCACATGCGGTCAACCATTGGAGGACGTCTGCAGTCCAAG GTGTCCAACACCCAGATCTTCCAGATCCAGTTCCACACTGGCTTCATCGCTCCTGGAACAACTATGTTAAAGTTTAACAA GCCAGAGCTGGATGCATGTGACTCTCCTGAGAAGTATCCCCAGCTGTTTCATGTGATACTGGACATGGAGGTAGAAGGGATGGACAAGCAGAAAGACCTGACACCACCATGGGAGCAGTTCCCCTGTAAAGACCTCAGCCCCAACGTGCTCTTCTCCTGCCATCAGGAGCATCAGGATGCACTCGCTACTGCTG AGCCAAGCAGAGCCCACGGAGGTCCAGATGGTCGGGGTCATGGCGAAGACAGCGAGCCCTCTGATGATGagatgctctctctctccagccaGCGAAGCAACGTTAGCACAGCTCCTCAGAAACCTGAGCCCCCTGTTCCCGTGCCTGCCGCACCTGCACCTGCTGAGGAAGTGGACCTTCTTGGCCTGGATAGGGAGGAGATCAACCGCCCATGCCCCCCATCTCAGCcagcatctgctgctgcagccggTGACCTTCTAGGTGACTTGTTTGGGGCCCCTCCACAGCCAACCAGTGCACCTTCCTCTGCCCAGTCCACACCACATAAAGTAGTCTCGAACACCGCCTCACCATGTCCCTCTCCTGCACCACCAG CGTTTGATCCCTTTGGGACGGGTCAGATTCCTAAGCCTCAGGATGTGATGGGTTCATTCCTTGGACCAG GCCGGAGCTCCCCTGTCCCTCCCAACACCCCAACCGTCAACATTCAGCAGCAAAACGCCATGGGAGGATGGGACTGGAACAGACCTGCTACCACAACCACAG GTGGAGGGTTTGGTATGGGCAGTCGGTCAGCCACTACCAGCCCCACAGGCTCAGTCCACAGTACCCCAACCCACCAAACCAAGCCCAACACTCTGGACCCTTTCGCTGACATAGGCAACCTGGGTGGAAGCCTTGGAG GAGGCTCTGGCTTCTCCAGCAAACCCACCACCCCTACTGGTACAACCCCTGCGTTCCCTCCCATGGGCTCACCATCACGGCCTCCTCCATCTCCCCAGCACACAGGAGGGTGGCAGCCCCACACAGGAGCCAGCTTCCCCTCATGGCAGCCAGGTGCTGGGAGCGGTGGAGGATGGCATCCCCAAGGACAGGGCCCTGGCCCACAACCAAAGCCCAGCCCCAGCCATACCTCAATGCCACACACATCACCCCAGAACCGACCCAACTACAATGTCAGCTTCTCTGCAATGGGAGGGGGCTCACCCAGTGCAGCGGGCAAAGCACAGGCTGGCATGG GTTCTAAGCCCAAGGCCTCAGATGCCAACTTTGACGACCTGCTGTCTGGTCAGGGCTTTTCAGGGACCAAAGAGAGGAAAGGGCCTAGAACTATAGCAGAGATGAGAAAGGAGGAGATGGCCAAAGAGATGGACCCTGAGAAACTAAAG ATTCTGGACTGGATTGAGGGGAAGGAGCGCAACATCCGTGCCCTGTTGTCTACGATGCATACTGTGCTGTGGGAGGGAGAGACACGCTGGAAGCCTGTGGGCATGGCTGACCTGGTTACTCCGGAACAGGTCAAGAAGGTCTACCGCAAAGCAGTCCTGGTCGTCCACCCAGATAAG GCGACAGGACAACCATATGAACAATATGCCAAGATGATTTTCATGGAACTAAATGATGCCTGGTCAGAATTTGAAAGCCAAGGACAAAAACCCCTCTACTGA